The following coding sequences are from one Macaca nemestrina isolate mMacNem1 chromosome 1, mMacNem.hap1, whole genome shotgun sequence window:
- the LOC112426186 gene encoding large ribosomal subunit protein eL39, with the protein MSSHKTFRIKRFLAKKQKQNRPIPQWIRMKTGNKIRYNSKRRHWRRTKLGL; encoded by the coding sequence ATGTCTTCTCACAAGACTTTCAGGATTAAGCGATTCCTggccaagaaacaaaagcaaaatcgtCCCATTCCCCAGTGGAttcggatgaaaactggaaataaaataagGTACAACTCCAAAAGGAGACATTGGAGAAGAACCAAGCTGGGTCTATAA